The genomic region GGGGGGACGCGCGGTACAGCAGCTCACCTTCACCGATCCCGGCCGCCGGGTGGCGGTGGTGCTGCGGCCCTGCGAGGCCCGGGCGGCGGTGGAGCTCATCAAGCTCAAGCAGATCACCCCCGGCAACCTCACCTTCGTCACCGTGGACTGCCCGGGCACCTTCGAGCTCAAGGCCTTCCACGACTCGGGCAAGGACGCCGCGGCCGTGGGCGCCGAGCTCCTGGAGGCCATGGCAGCGGGAGCACCGGCGGGCGACGGCCTGCCCTTCCGGACGGCATGCACCGTGTGCGAGCACCCCTCGGCCGAGTGGGGCCACCTGCGCCTCCACGCCTTCGGGGCAGCGGCAGGCGAGGCCCTGGGGGTGGAGGCGGAAGACGAGCTTGCCGCGGCCCTGGAGAAGGCCGGGCTCCTGGCCTTCGACGGAGGCGGGGTCGAAGCCCGGGGGAAGGTGGTGGCCGATCTCGTGGCCGCGCGGACGAAGGCCCGGGACGCCCTGTTTGCCTCCTTCCAGGCGGACGCGAAGGGCCTCGAGGGGCTCAAGAAGGCCTTCGCCACCTGCATCCGCTGCTACAACTGCATGGAGAACTGCCCCATCTGCTACTGCAAGCTGTGCATCTTCAAGACCCCCACCTTCGACCACCCGGGCGAGCTCTACGCCCGGTGGGCCGAGCGCAAGGGCGCCCAGAAGATGCCGGCGGAGACCACCCTCTTCCACCTGACGCGCCTGAACCACATGGCGAGCTCCTGCATCGGCTGCGGCCTGTGCGACACGGCCTGCCCCATGGGGCTGCCGGTGGCGACCCTCTTCCGCAGCGTCGCCCATGGGGTCCAGGGCATGCTCGAGTACGAGCCCGGCCGCAGCCTCGAAGACCCCATCCCGCTCACGGTCTTCCGGGAGGACGAGCTGGAGGAGGAGTCGGGGGCTTTTAACTGAGGGGCGCGTTGCCTGTTGCGGGTTGCGCGTTGGAAGACCCGACGGGGCCGTTTTCCAACGAGCAACGGGCAACCCGCAACGAGCAGACATTGATGGGTCGTCGGGAGATGCGACGGGGCCGTTCTCCAACGAGCAACGGGCAACCCGCAACACGCAGAGAGATTGAGGAGGTCACCCAAATGACCGCGGAAGCTGCCAAGAAGCACCACACCATCGCCAGCGGCGACCGGACGATCCTGCCCGAGGGGGCGAAGATGATCCCGGTGTACGTCATGGGGAAGAAGTACATGCTCCCCGAGACGCTGACGATCCAGAAGGCCATCGAGTACGCCGGCTACCAGTTCATCCGGGCCTGCGGGTGCCGAGGCGGCATCTGCGGCGCGTGCCCCACCGTGTGGCGGGTGCAGGGGGACTACCAGCTCCACTTCGGGCTCGCCTGCCAGACCGTGATCGAAGAGAACATGGTGCTGGCCCAGCTCCCCTTCTTCCCCGCCAACAAGGCCGTGTACGACCTGGAGGAGCTCTCCCAGATCGGCGACGCGGTGGGCATGCTCTACCCCGAGGTGATGAAGTGCGTGGGGTGCAACACCTGCACCCGGGCGTGCCCCATGGAGATCGACGTCATGGAGTACATTAACGCGGGCATGCGGGGCGACGTGGCCCGGGCCGCGAAAGTGAGCTTCGACTGCATCCAGTGCGGGCTGTGCTCGGCCCGGTGCCCGGCCCAGATCGCCCACTACCACGTTGCCCAGCTCTGCCGCCGGCTCCACGGCCGCTACATCCTGCC from Thermodesulfobacteriota bacterium harbors:
- a CDS encoding 4Fe-4S dicluster domain-containing protein gives rise to the protein MKKGLLKTNGAPLQAVEALLAGLLKKGVVDEVLVPARTGAGTTMLSLFARPELLAGANPWSPVMPVQGGRAVQQLTFTDPGRRVAVVLRPCEARAAVELIKLKQITPGNLTFVTVDCPGTFELKAFHDSGKDAAAVGAELLEAMAAGAPAGDGLPFRTACTVCEHPSAEWGHLRLHAFGAAAGEALGVEAEDELAAALEKAGLLAFDGGGVEARGKVVADLVAARTKARDALFASFQADAKGLEGLKKAFATCIRCYNCMENCPICYCKLCIFKTPTFDHPGELYARWAERKGAQKMPAETTLFHLTRLNHMASSCIGCGLCDTACPMGLPVATLFRSVAHGVQGMLEYEPGRSLEDPIPLTVFREDELEEESGAFN
- a CDS encoding 4Fe-4S dicluster domain-containing protein, whose amino-acid sequence is MTAEAAKKHHTIASGDRTILPEGAKMIPVYVMGKKYMLPETLTIQKAIEYAGYQFIRACGCRGGICGACPTVWRVQGDYQLHFGLACQTVIEENMVLAQLPFFPANKAVYDLEELSQIGDAVGMLYPEVMKCVGCNTCTRACPMEIDVMEYINAGMRGDVARAAKVSFDCIQCGLCSARCPAQIAHYHVAQLCRRLHGRYILPRATHLESRVEQILAGRYDKMLEELAGKPEDELRKLYVAREPEPLDSKNWEPKDKTYL